The window GGTGATATGACCGGTGTGGTAATCGTTATCGTTGGCGTCATAATTATAGGCGCTTTATTATTGTCTCTTATTGTTGCAGGTATTGCAAAACTGATTTATGAAAGTAAGGACAACAGGAAATTCAGCAAAAAACAATTTATACAAACAATGCTTATCTCCCTTCTGATCTGTGGATTGATCAGCGGTTACATTTGTGGGTAAGCAATTAAAAAAATAACGATGCCAGTAAGAAACTATACGTACTACGATTATACCATCAGCCTTTGCCCGGAATGCCTTAAAAGGGTAGGAGCAAAGATTATCATAGAGGATGAAGCAGTATTTATGACCAAGCGATGTCCTGAACATGGCTTTTTTAAAACAAAAATAGCTTCGGATGTACCTTATTATAAAAATATAAGAAACTATAATAAAGCTTCAGAAATGCCTCTTCATTTCGGAACTGATGTAGAATACGGATGTCCCTATGATTGCGGACTTTGTGTAGACCATGAACAGCATAGCTGTCTTTCTATCGTAGAAGTTACAGACCGCTGTAATTTGACCTGCCCGACATGTTACGCAATGTCTTCTCCGCACTATGGAAGTCATAGAACGCTGGAAGAAATAGAAGCCATGTTTGATGTTATTGTAAAAAATGAGGGTGAGCCGGATGTAGTCCAGATCAGCGGTGGGGAACCCACTATTCATCCGGAATTCTTCAAAATTATGGATATTGCGAAGTCAAAACCTATCAAACATCTCATGCTGAATACCAATGGAGTCAGAATTGCCAACGATCCGGGATTTGCCGAACAGCTGGCCACTTATGCCCCTGAGTTTGAAGTTTATCTTCAGTTTGATTCATTCAAACCGGAAGTTCTGGAAGATTTTAGAGGTAAAGATCTTACTGCTGTAAGAATGAAAGCATTGGAAAAGCTTAATGAGCTTAATCTTTCCACGACGTTAGTTATTGTTCTTCAGAAAGGCAAAAATATTGATGAAATCGGAAAAATTATAGAATTTGCGCTTAAGCAGAAGTGTGTGAGGGGAATTACCTTCCAGCCCGTTGAAATTGCGGGAAGAAACC of the Chryseobacterium aureum genome contains:
- a CDS encoding radical SAM protein, with translation MPVRNYTYYDYTISLCPECLKRVGAKIIIEDEAVFMTKRCPEHGFFKTKIASDVPYYKNIRNYNKASEMPLHFGTDVEYGCPYDCGLCVDHEQHSCLSIVEVTDRCNLTCPTCYAMSSPHYGSHRTLEEIEAMFDVIVKNEGEPDVVQISGGEPTIHPEFFKIMDIAKSKPIKHLMLNTNGVRIANDPGFAEQLATYAPEFEVYLQFDSFKPEVLEDFRGKDLTAVRMKALEKLNELNLSTTLVIVLQKGKNIDEIGKIIEFALKQKCVRGITFQPVEIAGRNREDSAHEKITLTEVRQEIISQFPLLNADDIIPVPCNPDALAMGYILKLQDETIPLTRYINPADLLNNESRNTIVYEQDKGLHMQLLDIFSTGISVDKVQPKVNQLLCCLPEVSAPDLDYDNLFRIIIMNFMDAHDFDVRAVKKSCVHIVNKDLKLIPFETMNLFYRDEKKAYLEELRKEDKVLF